In Geotalea uraniireducens, one genomic interval encodes:
- a CDS encoding exosortase C-terminal domain/associated protein EpsI, with translation MIGNRRFAILLILLVGTSIYLTTHADLTVPPNKPFASFPAAFSGWQMDAQTVFSSEVLDVLRPTDYLYRQYVDAAGHRVTLYVGYHSGGKESGVIHSPKHCLPGSGWFEASSQKISVTVPSKTIHAVEAVYQKGEDRELFVYWFQAGHKTLSDEYSLKAAEIWGSLFHRRRDAAFIRISVPSAGDSSVDMAVARHFIYAVYPALLEYLPQ, from the coding sequence ATGATCGGGAACCGGCGATTTGCCATCCTCTTGATCCTCTTGGTTGGGACAAGCATCTACCTGACGACTCATGCTGATCTGACTGTCCCGCCCAATAAACCGTTCGCTTCATTCCCGGCCGCGTTCAGTGGCTGGCAGATGGACGCCCAGACTGTTTTCAGCAGTGAAGTGCTGGATGTCCTCAGACCGACGGATTACTTGTATCGACAGTATGTCGATGCCGCCGGACACCGGGTTACCCTCTATGTCGGTTATCACAGCGGTGGTAAAGAGAGTGGCGTTATCCATTCCCCGAAGCACTGTCTGCCGGGAAGCGGCTGGTTTGAGGCTTCTTCGCAAAAAATATCGGTTACGGTCCCTTCAAAAACGATTCACGCTGTCGAAGCTGTGTATCAGAAGGGGGAGGATCGGGAGCTGTTTGTCTATTGGTTCCAGGCGGGCCATAAAACGCTCTCCGATGAATATTCCCTGAAGGCTGCCGAGATTTGGGGTTCGCTCTTCCATCGCCGCCGGGATGCTGCATTTATTCGGATTTCAGTTCCCTCGGCGGGGGACAGTTCGGTGGATATGGCTGTCGCCCGGCATTTTATTTACGCAGTCTATCCGGCACTTCTAGAATACCTGCCGCAATAA
- the xrtA gene encoding exosortase A, producing MTLAESLKHYRYQFILLLGGIALLYGTIVPPMVSDWYHDENYSHGFIVPLVAGYFVYTRWRLLGKTAIRPAGLGLAIVVLALMQLVLAWLGTEYFLMRSSLIVLLAGVILFLFGKEVFRLLRLPLAYLVFMVPLPYILYDAVAFPLKLFVTKVSVRALQLMGVAVLREGNIIMFPSTTLEVADACSGIRSLVSLLALAVAYSCFVTESTARRWGIIVAAVPIAIVTNALRVIVTGILAQYWGAKAAQGFFHEFAGLAVFAMAMVMLFAVGALLKTKNHHNGEGKG from the coding sequence ATGACCCTGGCTGAGTCGCTCAAGCACTACCGGTATCAGTTTATCCTGCTCCTTGGTGGGATTGCTCTGCTTTACGGCACCATTGTTCCCCCAATGGTCAGCGACTGGTACCACGATGAAAATTACTCTCATGGGTTTATCGTGCCGTTGGTCGCGGGGTATTTCGTCTATACCCGCTGGCGACTGTTGGGAAAGACCGCGATAAGGCCGGCGGGCCTCGGGCTGGCGATTGTTGTCCTGGCCTTGATGCAGCTGGTTCTTGCCTGGCTGGGCACCGAGTATTTCCTGATGAGATCTTCTCTTATCGTGCTTCTTGCCGGCGTTATACTGTTTCTGTTCGGTAAAGAAGTCTTTCGTCTCCTCCGTTTGCCGCTAGCCTATCTCGTCTTCATGGTCCCGCTGCCGTATATCCTGTACGATGCGGTGGCATTCCCACTGAAGCTCTTCGTTACCAAGGTATCGGTCCGTGCTCTCCAGTTGATGGGGGTTGCGGTGCTGCGCGAAGGGAATATCATCATGTTCCCTTCGACGACCCTTGAAGTTGCAGATGCCTGCAGCGGCATCCGTTCACTTGTGTCGCTCCTGGCCCTGGCCGTTGCCTATTCCTGTTTTGTTACCGAATCTACGGCGAGGCGATGGGGTATTATTGTTGCAGCGGTACCGATCGCAATCGTCACGAATGCGCTGCGGGTCATCGTTACCGGTATTCTCGCTCAGTATTGGGGAGCCAAGGCCGCTCAGGGCTTCTTTCACGAGTTTGCCGGTTTAGCCGTTTTCGCGATGGCCATGGTTATGCTCTTCGCTGTCGGTGCATTATTGAAAACAAAAAACCATCACAACGGGGAGGGCAAGGGATGA
- a CDS encoding Ig-like domain-containing protein, with the protein MKRRSIFWGVARVNAVILCVIGIFAYSCYGAVVFEDNFDSQTDWNVNGQYEGSECSVSSCTSSSYPANWNFYRTVPGSTGLNPVASIRRLPGNLADHTSGSGKAYIVYNESVSGVNWPGDGIIGKYFGSTANYNELYIRFWLRTQSGWQSATSAQSKIFRVTHWRGTSNIFQWAAESSPTYFWDFGTSSSASASYLPAYRCDQSPTDYYCVNLASSNNYQKNDYLYVWGSGGPTSKFADTQWHRYDYHIKMNDPGQNNGILEWSFDGNIVESHNDVVWKEASSTSSLGWNAFALGGNSNNTFSSTPTDQWYAVDDLVVSTTAIPDSYTIGGTSTTTDTTAPTVAITSPANSSTVSGTATVTASASDNVGVSKVEFYVNGTLNATDTASPYTFSWNTSSLANGTYTLSAKAYDAANNVGQSSSVTVTVSNGVVDTTSPSVALSSPSNNTTISGTVAVAANASDNVSVSKVEFYENNVLIAAANAAPYSFNWNSTSVANGSCALTAKAYDAAGNVGQSSAVTVTVSNPVADTTAPTVTMTSPTNGSTVSGTVTISASASDNVGVTKVEFYVNNALDYTATAAPYSYTADSRNVADGTYTFYAKAYDAAGNVGQSAVLSATVNNTSTADTTAPTVSISSPAAAATVKGTVTVSATASDNVKVSKVEFYVNNVLKRTDTYAPYSYSWDTTTGADGSYTLLAKAYDAAGNVGQSSAVKVTVKNDTTAPTVSISSPATGTTVTGVTTVTATASDNVSVSKVEFYVNGTLKATDTASPYTFSWDTTSLTNGSYSLTAKAYDASGNVGQSSTVTATVNNPVADTTAPTVAISSPTSGSTVSGTATVSVAASDNVGVSKVEFYVNNVLQATDTAAPYTFTWNTAALANGSYTLSAKAYDAAGNVGQSSSQTVTVSNVVIMKGDVDGDGAITVKDVLAVLKAVSDPTLLTTAIQTYGDVAPLDTVTGKPVGDGKIDVNDALLLLQYVVGMVTW; encoded by the coding sequence ATGAAACGCAGATCTATTTTTTGGGGAGTTGCAAGGGTTAATGCAGTAATTCTATGTGTAATTGGCATCTTCGCTTATTCTTGCTACGGTGCTGTTGTTTTTGAAGATAACTTTGATTCTCAGACAGATTGGAATGTCAATGGTCAGTATGAAGGAAGTGAGTGTTCGGTTTCTTCTTGTACTAGTAGCTCATATCCAGCTAATTGGAACTTTTACAGGACCGTCCCAGGGTCTACAGGGTTGAACCCGGTTGCATCAATTCGCAGGCTGCCAGGAAATCTGGCTGACCATACTTCTGGATCCGGCAAAGCGTATATCGTATATAACGAATCTGTAAGTGGTGTTAACTGGCCAGGTGATGGGATTATTGGTAAATATTTTGGTAGTACAGCCAACTATAACGAGCTCTATATTCGTTTTTGGTTGCGCACCCAATCTGGCTGGCAATCTGCTACCAGTGCACAAAGCAAGATTTTTAGAGTCACCCATTGGAGGGGTACTTCAAATATTTTCCAATGGGCCGCTGAATCATCTCCTACGTATTTTTGGGATTTTGGCACAAGTTCGAGCGCCAGCGCTTCATATTTACCTGCGTATCGATGTGACCAGTCGCCAACAGATTATTATTGTGTAAATCTGGCTTCATCTAATAATTACCAAAAAAACGATTATTTGTATGTATGGGGTAGCGGTGGCCCAACTTCAAAATTCGCCGATACTCAATGGCATCGTTACGATTACCATATAAAAATGAATGATCCTGGGCAGAATAATGGTATACTCGAATGGTCGTTTGATGGAAATATCGTTGAATCCCACAATGATGTTGTATGGAAAGAGGCATCGTCAACATCTTCCCTTGGGTGGAACGCTTTCGCTCTTGGAGGAAATAGCAACAATACATTTTCATCCACACCAACTGATCAATGGTATGCTGTCGATGATTTAGTTGTGAGCACCACAGCCATTCCCGACTCTTACACCATCGGTGGCACTTCAACCACGACTGACACGACCGCTCCGACCGTTGCCATCACCTCGCCGGCCAATAGCTCGACCGTCAGCGGTACCGCGACTGTAACCGCCAGTGCTTCGGACAATGTTGGCGTCAGCAAGGTTGAATTCTATGTCAATGGTACTCTGAACGCGACCGATACCGCATCACCCTACACCTTCAGCTGGAATACTTCGTCGCTGGCCAACGGCACCTATACCTTGTCCGCCAAAGCGTATGACGCAGCCAATAATGTGGGGCAATCCTCTTCCGTAACTGTTACCGTAAGCAATGGGGTTGTCGATACCACTTCGCCAAGCGTCGCACTCAGTTCTCCGTCGAATAACACAACTATTTCCGGAACGGTTGCCGTGGCGGCAAATGCTTCTGACAACGTTTCGGTCAGCAAAGTGGAATTCTATGAAAACAACGTTCTTATTGCTGCTGCCAATGCGGCACCCTACAGTTTCAACTGGAATTCAACGTCCGTGGCGAACGGCAGTTGCGCTTTGACCGCCAAGGCGTACGACGCCGCCGGCAATGTCGGCCAGTCGTCTGCGGTAACGGTGACGGTAAGCAATCCGGTTGCCGATACGACTGCCCCAACCGTAACCATGACTTCACCGACAAATGGTTCGACGGTCAGCGGGACAGTGACTATAAGTGCCTCGGCCTCGGACAACGTCGGGGTGACTAAAGTTGAATTTTACGTTAACAATGCCCTGGATTATACTGCGACTGCAGCGCCATACAGCTACACGGCCGATAGCCGGAATGTCGCCGATGGAACCTATACGTTTTATGCCAAAGCTTATGATGCCGCCGGTAATGTCGGGCAATCGGCCGTCTTGAGCGCCACGGTAAACAATACCTCTACCGCCGATACCACTGCACCTACCGTATCGATCAGCTCCCCGGCCGCCGCCGCTACCGTAAAAGGGACGGTGACGGTAAGTGCCACGGCATCCGATAACGTGAAAGTGAGCAAAGTCGAATTTTATGTCAACAATGTCCTGAAACGTACCGACACATACGCTCCCTACAGCTATTCCTGGGATACCACGACTGGTGCCGATGGCTCGTACACGCTGCTTGCCAAGGCCTACGATGCGGCAGGCAATGTTGGCCAGTCGAGTGCCGTTAAGGTAACGGTGAAAAACGATACAACCGCTCCGACCGTTTCGATCAGTTCTCCGGCTACGGGTACGACCGTGACTGGCGTTACAACCGTCACAGCGACTGCCTCTGACAATGTTTCCGTCAGCAAGGTTGAGTTCTACGTCAACGGTACTCTTAAAGCTACCGATACGGCATCGCCTTATACCTTCAGTTGGGATACAACCAGCCTGACCAATGGCAGCTATTCCCTTACCGCCAAAGCTTATGACGCTTCCGGCAATGTGGGGCAATCTTCGACGGTGACGGCTACGGTGAACAACCCCGTCGCCGATACGACTGCGCCGACCGTTGCCATCTCTTCGCCAACCAGTGGCTCAACGGTTAGTGGGACGGCAACTGTCAGTGTTGCTGCCTCTGATAACGTAGGGGTTAGTAAGGTCGAGTTCTACGTAAACAATGTCCTGCAGGCTACTGATACCGCCGCTCCCTACACATTTACCTGGAATACCGCTGCGTTGGCCAATGGCTCCTATACCCTTTCCGCCAAAGCTTACGACGCCGCGGGCAATGTTGGCCAGTCTTCCTCTCAGACCGTGACGGTGAGCAATGTCGTGATTATGAAAGGCGATGTCGATGGCGACGGCGCCATTACGGTCAAGGATGTGCTGGCAGTTCTGAAAGCAGTAAGTGATCCGACTTTACTGACGACAGCTATTCAGACATACGGAGATGTTGCTCCCCTCGATACCGTTACCGGTAAACCTGTTGGCGATGGTAAAATTGATGTAAACGACGCCCTGCTGCTTCTGCAATATGTAGTAGGAATGGTAACGTGGTAA